A part of Bacillus rossius redtenbacheri isolate Brsri chromosome 1, Brsri_v3, whole genome shotgun sequence genomic DNA contains:
- the LOC134527618 gene encoding uncharacterized protein LOC134527618 codes for MKSYSVAAFLVLAASGWGLTLAELRGHKTHVLASYLKHLLAKPAPLKMLHQSGQDYLDNASVFNTTVDFTIPLFSFSLPTKEDPNDGTAVTRQNLLGQGIFLVVVVVCFVASIALPVLINRVHEDQTLRQGDGLFRQSRTTVGACFQRSICESRQQADDFGLVGSLVKYFFPYRSAADDTVVGSAARLGASEVMQCHQLHGCPYSLLRAARFISRLVHNYITS; via the exons ATGAAGAGCTACAGCGTGGCTGCTTTCCTGGTCCTGGCGGCGAGCGGCTGGGGGCTGACACTTGCGGAGCTTCGGGGGCACAAGACACACGTCCTCGCGAGCTACCTCAAACACTTACTCGCCAAGCCGGCACCTCTGAAGATGCTGCATCAGTCAGGACAGGACTACCTGGACAATGCCTCTGTCTTCAACACCACCGTTGACTTCACAATCCCGCTGTTCTCGTTCAGCCTGCCGACCAAGGAGGACCCCAATGATGGCACTGCAGTGACGCGACAGAACCTGCTGGGCCAGGGCATCTTCCTGGTCGTGGTGGTGGTGTGCTTCGTGGCCTCCATCGCGCTGCCCGTGCTCATCAACCGGGTGCACGAGGACCAGACTTTGCGGCAAGGGGACGGACTTTTCCGTCAGTCACGCACGACTGTCGGAGCTTGCTTCCAGAGGAGCATCTGCGAGTCCCGACAGCAAGCAGACGACTTTGGGCTGGTGGGCAGCCTTGTGAAATACTTCTTCCC GTACAGGAGCGCAGCAGATGACACTGTTGTCGGATCAGCAGCACGACTGGGTGCATCTGAGGTCATGCAGTGCCACCAACTGCACGGATGTCCCTACAGTCTCTTACGAGCAGCCAGGTTCATCTCTAGGCTCGTCCATAATTACATCACCAGCTGA